One Triticum dicoccoides isolate Atlit2015 ecotype Zavitan chromosome 3B, WEW_v2.0, whole genome shotgun sequence genomic window, ggtactaccgccactactgccgcacctagtaccgtaaaacccgacacgaaaaacatcggtctcgagtcgaggcggtagtagcccggaaccactacggtactacggccgaagaccgcaagcggtactaccgctcggggagcggtactaccgcttgacgtgcttcggcggtactaccgctgaggaccgcggtactaccgctgggacaggacaGGGCAGGCACGGAGAGGAAagatagctccaatgaagcggaaaggaACATCGGGTGTgaaaaggatgtgtacgtgttgattccaccctagccttaccaaagcggatcccctcttgatagtacggtgactcctacgaagctagtccaccaacagagaaacgaaggagctacaccgtcttgaataaaacaccgaggggaggtaatcgtctcgtgccaaaggatgaatctctgaaagaactcaacgcacacgattagtccgcaaaagcattgtcatcaatcaccaaaacaccttggggaaAAATATGCCTTTACACAAATCATACTAGTTGCTTCATCTATGTGGATGGCATGAGGCATCACCAACATGATGCATCCATTGTACATGCTCTCTCAGAGAATGAGGAGATAGAAGCCAACCATGTTAAGGATTGAGAGCCACCTTCCACAACTCAGACCTGTTCTTCCGGCCTCATGCTCTCAAATCTCCTCCTACTTTGGCATAGCCCGGTGAGATCACACAACGTCGCCAAGTCATCTTCCAGAGCCTGCTTCATCTCCTAACCACAAGGCCATAGTCACACCACCTTGTTGTTCTCCTCCTCTTGCTCCTCCTCATCTGCCTTTTCTTCACCTCATTTGCTTCTCCACGGCCCCACCCACATGGCCTAGTCACATCACTCTGTTGTTCTCCTCCCTGTGGATGTATTTACTCCTCTGCTTCTCTTCCCCTACCTTTGATTGTTCTCATTTTCTTTGACCCCTGATTTGCTCGGCTCTTCGTATTGATGCAATACCAAAGTGTCCTCTGCTCTAATGGATCATGCGGCTGTTGCTGCTTATGATATGTCGAATTGTCTTAGGCGAGGAGCTAAATCCTACAATGCAGATTTGATACTAGTTATCATGTTATGCAGCCCATGGCAATTGATGTTAATATCAGTTGTTAAATCTCCTAAGTGGCTGCCATATGTTATATGTCATATAAGTCGTctcgccttaccgccttaaaaacaaTGCCGCCAATGTCATCCTTATCAATCGTGCGTGGTTCTACTTCTTGTGGTTTGTGTAGAGCTATCTACACTCATGCAGAACGTGGACCCTTTGTTGCAGTTTTTTTTCTCACATGCAATCTCTCATGCTTTGTATTGTTCGTGATGACAAAATGTTCGAGTCAACTAGCTTCTCGCTACTGTGACAAGATGATTATGAAACCATCGTGTGATTCGAAACCAACTATCTCCGCAAGGTCAACCGACGAAAATATTGAGTGAGTAACTTATTCTTGTGAGAACCTAATGTTGAATTGTAAATATGTCAAGGTCCTATATTTGTGGGACTACAATTTGTGACTATAGTTTCtttcattttcagcaagaaaaaccaAGAGAATATGATTAGTGGATGAGCCGTTGCACAGGAGACAAATGATCATGCATAAATCGATGTCACTATGTGATGATGTTATGCCATGACCCCCTGTATATAAACTGGGGCAGTCAGTATATCTTGTTTTGCCTCTTTTTGACTTTCAAGGCCGTCGACGATCGTACTATGGATCCCCACGTATGGTCAATCTTAAGCTTAAGTCGATAGAGGCCGAACAATTTGTTGGAAATAAGACACAATTAGGTAGGCTAACTACATCCAAATGGTTCCAACTATCAGGGTTCTGAACATTTTGCGCAATTCATTTGAATATGATGTTCCAACTCGTAGCCTCTTATTGTTTATGTTTCCTTCATTCATTTTGGATATGCATTTCCTATCGTTTTTTTGTTTGAACTCTCCAGGAAGAAAATGTTTGACCCACTAACACAAATCACTTCATCTTGCGTAACAAGAGAGTTTATTTTAGTTAATGTGCAAGTTGTAACAAAAATATGTAGAGGCTGAGAAGTAACAAACTTCTACATTGCcccaatacaaaacaaatacaaattcAAAATCTAAAATTTGACATTTGTTTATGAAGTTCTAGTGGCACTATGATTTGGGGGTATTttggggagaggggaaggaaaccCAGCAACGAGGGGACCGGAAGAAGGAAAAAACACACACGGAGACGAGTCAGTCATGGAGGCGAGGGTTGCAGCAGGGGTGCCCGCTGACGAGGAGTCCGGCCTCCTCCCCCGCGCGCGCCCGCCGCCGGCAGCAGCCGCCGGACGgaggccttcctcctcctccgcggcGGCCCCGCGCCGCGCGCCCCCGCCGGCGGTCTGGGCGACGGTGGACGGGCCCCTGGGGATGCCGCTGGAGGACGCGGAGGGCCACGCGCGGCGCTTCTTCCTCTGGGGCTTCGCGTGCCTCCCCTTCCTCTGGGCCATCAACTGCTGCTACTTCTGGCCCGTCctccgcgcccccgccgcctcctcgcccccCGCCTTCGCCCCCATCCGACCCTGTAAGCTATCCCCACCCGATCCCCTTCCGCTACTTTCTCCTGCAGTCGGAGTAGATCTCATTCTGCTGGTACACGCATCTCTTGATCTGTCTGAATGATCTTGATAAGTTCGATTGTGCCCTCCAAGCTTGGCATCGTTGGTGATTTACCTGAAATTTTAGTGCTGAGATCACCAATTACTCTGTAGACCATGCTGCGATAATGCGTTATTCGGTCACGGCTTAGTCATCGGTTATTCTTAGGGGATTAAACTATCTGTGTGGTTCTCCTGTTCTAGCAATGTTTGGAAATTTGGGTGGGTGATCTCTCTATAAGTTGTGTGGGCTTGTTCAAACCGGAGGCCGCTGTCAGAGGTTGATCTTTGGCTGTTAGTCGTGGTCGATTGCTGAATTTCAGTTCAGTCTTGTGGACTCCGATTATGGTCTGGTTGCTTTGAGGCGCTTCTGTGGGCTGATATGTTAGTCGGGTTTAAGGAGATGGCTAGTCTTTGCATGACTGTCGAATGTCTTGAGCCGAATCTATCTGGTTAATTGGTCTTTTATCTCTGAATGCTCGAGTTATCATCGAGAGAAACATACAGGttctttctttggccttctttcagACGTACAATTATTCAGTGAGGCTTACTTGTCTTCTACGTTCTGTGACCCATAAGGACATTGCTATTCTGCTTGTAATAGTGGACAAGATTCGCAGTACAAACTCTGTTATATAGGTCGATGCTGTGTACATCTGGACATGGTGAAAGTTTACAGCTCATTGGCACTTTGGTGCTACAGTCTAAGTCTATGTTGCACACTGTTTGGTACTTTGGTCCTTCAAGAAAACCGAACTATCACAAAATAACCTGAGGGTGCAGGTGGTTAGGAAGTAAGAGATCGGATGAGCAAATGGTACAAGTTGCCATCCTCACGATCAAATTTTATCACTGTTTAATTCAGGGAAACTTTCATCTTATCTTGGTACATTTatgcatagttcaaaaaagcgctaggcgttaattgtgcgttttgccaccgccctgcgctttactgaccaaagcgcatgcttatgcgcagttatgcacagattaagcgtagttatgcgcaatgcgttttgcgaacgcctagagcctaggcgcgcttaagcgctcactTAGGCGTGCCTTTTTTTAACTATGCATTTATGTTTCCAAATGCCAACTAAAGCACACTCGGTATAGTCTTAAGCCTATAGTAACTTGGAGCATCCTTGGTCGTCAGTTCTCGGGGGGTAAACAATAGGTGTAGTTCTA contains:
- the LOC119278769 gene encoding probable gamma-secretase subunit PEN-2, whose amino-acid sequence is MEARVAAGVPADEESGLLPRARPPPAAAAGRRPSSSSAAAPRRAPPPAVWATVDGPLGMPLEDAEGHARRFFLWGFACLPFLWAINCCYFWPVLRAPAASSPPAFAPIRPYVVRSAVGFTIFAVVLLTWATTFIVGGERLFGPVWKDLVMYNVADKLGLTGFMG